The Montipora foliosa isolate CH-2021 chromosome 1, ASM3666993v2, whole genome shotgun sequence genome has a window encoding:
- the LOC137980696 gene encoding fez family zinc finger protein erm-like, whose amino-acid sequence MPKSFLLRRRSKQEWNSRQENCSMEGVSQLGHWNRLPSQAGSFKLNNFQDQSNFEVARDVPGDSGIRNQMKFINSNLKHQLQGDMLKNENLERGEMTANRHEIISQAMAEEFTCSSAEAGDKLRGGKNSKRSQKSREPSKKTTSASSNIISKPPYKCDQCGKTFKTKYTLTIHLKMPSHTGAKPFVCAICGKGFRLSSTLCRHKIIHTSEKPHKCHICNKAFNRSSTLKTHIRTHSELKEFVCDICGKGFHQKGNLRNHVLIHTGEKPYHCNLCEKAFNKLSNLKFHMHIHTDNAPYRCRYCKTCFTRRCDLKLHIVECNKQN is encoded by the exons ATGCCAAAGTCGTTTTTGCTTCGACGCCGTTCGAAACAGGAATGGAACAGTAGACAAGAAAATTGTTCCATGGAAG GAGTATCACAGCTTGGCCATTGGAATCGACTGCCCTCACAGGCAGGATCCTTCAAATTAAACAACTTTCAGGACCAAAGCAACTTTGAAGTAGCAAGGGACGTTCCTGGAGACTCTGGGATACGTAATCAAATGAAATTCATCAATTCAAACCTTAAACACCAGTTGCAGGGCGACATGTTAAAGAATGAAAATCTCGAACGAGGCGAGATGACGGCAAATAGACATGAGATTATTTCCCAAGCAATGGCTGAGGAATTCACCTGTAGCAGCGCGGAGGCAGGCGACAAACTAAGAGGTGGTAAAAACTCCAAAAGATCCCAAAAGTCAAGAGAACCTTCCAAGAAAACGACGTCTGCTTCGAGTAACATTATCAGCAAACCTCCTTACAAATGTGATCAGTGCGGAAAGACCTTCAAGACCAAGTACACCCTGACTATCCATCTGAAAATGCCATCACATACTGGCGCCAAGCCGTTTGTTTGCGCCATATGCGGCAAGGGATTTCGCTTGTCCAGCACGCTCTGCCGACATAAAATTATCCACACCTCCGAAAAGCCCCACAAATGCCACATATGCAACAAGGCCTTCAATCGGTCATCCACCCTGAAGACTCACATACGCACACACAGTGAGTTGAAAGAGTTCGTTTGCGATATCTGCGGTAAAGGTTTTCATCAAAAAGGCAATCTGCGCAATCATGTTCTGATCCATACAGGGGAGAAACCGTATCACTGCAATCTTTGCGAGAAAGCGTTCAATAAGCTTTCGAATCTAAAGTTCCATATGCACATTCATACAGACAATGCTCCATATCGTTGTAGATACTGCAAGACTTGCTTCACTCGGCGATGCGACCTCAAACTCCATATCGTGGAATGCAATAAGCagaattaa